In the genome of Cherax quadricarinatus isolate ZL_2023a chromosome 40, ASM3850222v1, whole genome shotgun sequence, one region contains:
- the LOC128687421 gene encoding uncharacterized protein, which yields MEKLKSVLHRGVERYLNYEAFLISRTTLLRAAHDVLRLSCDRPLGLRSALVELYLHDGYSSKRLAQVVADPRQEVKTVIKLTLHQDHTSDSNTLHIQSGYTMERHCLP from the exons ATGGAGAAGTTGAAGAGTGTCTTACATAGGGGAGTAGAACGGTACCTCAACTATGAAGCTTTCCTCATctcccgcaccacactactcag ggctGCCCATGACGTGTTGAGGCTGAGTTGTGACCGTCCTCTGGGACTCCGCAGTGCTCTGGTCGAACTTTACCTTCATGATGGATACTCCTCAAAACG GTTAGCGCAGGTTGTGGCTGACCCTCGTCAGGAGGTGAAGACAGTAATCAAACTGACCCTCCACCAGGACCACACCTCAGACTCTAACACACTACACATCCAGTCTGGCTACACCATGGAGCGCCACTGTCTTCCTTGA